One Tetrapisispora phaffii CBS 4417 chromosome 2, complete genome genomic region harbors:
- the STE5 gene encoding Ste5p (similar to Saccharomyces cerevisiae STE5 (YDR103W); ancestral locus Anc_8.247) has protein sequence MISTLVPLENEQVIHQYINVETGEASTHLKTPESQTFLHSMEKISPSSFIKNKNWKFGFNKPKKYDRKEKIKHPVEFENSTKRKPPPLPKLNELSPLKAFPERQSSLPRPSSILFNPKKEHLSYSSTSGTISGTVNSSKKSNSLTNLSSELQKPHNSNSEGHRNKKSFINATCTLCNEFVSNRAPGEKIIELTCGHPIHEDCLTISFGNSSDYDVNNNYSLFPKCQSCLLANKSSKRCIPVSEEIKDKLMSNFLLNNSMSPIEQSIEIDSQMVNETMSAKLSPIQRLEKIHKFPNSRTSSPISLFTRANDSRLSGLDGLPFVKPIGVLPVNTVLDNKKSRIGSTIYASPQIISSNLETQSLHSVETLDAQENYVESEQSDNSIPILRSFFTESLLSDFPDKLKKSQFDEDHGLLRLVDTFSTSFNGTEYSAGNCFLFEKSIILSKSSKSNEDTASHILATSNDNFGNVTVFNLGEGFVIETIDSSVLKIKFSAETNPVSSYLYLTENLKTNTSSIIEKWISGLLDLTFTFNCKHFTSTLELPPVLKNSDADTSNATFFALVNNNKIVEVTHLDNESTGTILRRSVCMPTTGTTDFTVDSLMSVVTSFSSIISMKMKKPENLLLVVQIDFRKLNQGEELVIKNTIRALTLNYSDLHMCFVDNHSKVIKIVPTKDIVNGTDYFKDLSQIKGSTSFSPSWLLSELYPDGVKTSLGVSVISNTKMDETESILFMDFDKFNGLGRKKVHQLKVHVGFLNIDYSEEIQELLEINNWNLLLESLCFTFDIVYGQDEDTVDFAINKNNTISRSTTPTLLLDPNDSASDLESLTTILLGTATPSTRDSPLTISS, from the coding sequence ATGATTTCTACTCTAGTTCCATTGGAAAATGAGCAAGTGATTCACCAATACATTAATGTCGAAACTGGTGAAGCTTCGACTCATTTGAAAACTCCGGAGAGTCAAACGTTCCTCCATTCAATGGAAAAAATATCCCCGTCCTCATTCATAAAGAACAAGAATTGGAAGTTTGGTTTTaataaaccaaaaaaatatgacaggaaggaaaaaattaaacatCCTGTGGAGTTTGAAAACTCAACGAAAAGGAAACCACCTCCATTACCGAAACTGAATGAATTGAGTCCATTAAAAGCTTTTCCAGAAAGACAATCTTCTCTGCCCAGACCGTCATCTATCCTTTTCAATCCAAAGAAGGAACATTTATCTTATAGTTCAACATCAGGTACTATCAGCGGTACTGTTAATAGTTCTAAGAAAAGTAATTCTTTGACTAATTTATCATCGGAGCTTCAGAAACCACATAATAGCAACAGTGAAGGTCACAGGAATAAGAAATCTTTTATCAATGCAACATGTACCCTATGTAATGAATTTGTCTCTAACAGAGCGCCAggtgaaaaaattatagaaTTGACATGTGGTCATCCAATTCATGAAGACTGTTTGACAATATCTTTTGGAAACAGTTCCGACTACGACGTTAATAATAACTACTCGCTATTTCCTAAATGCCAATCATGTCTTTTGGCGAATAAGTCATCTAAGAGATGTATACCTGTGAgtgaagaaattaaagataagCTGATGTCAAATTTCttattgaataatagtATGAGTCCAATTGAACAGTCTATTGAGATTGATTCTCAGATGGTTAATGAAACAATGTCAGCGAAGCTGTCGCCTATTCAACGGTTAGAAAAAATTCATAAATTTCCAAATTCAAGAACTTCATCACCAATATCACTATTTACGAGAGCAAACGATTCCAGACTATCCGGGTTAGATGGTCTTCCTTTCGTTAAACCAATTGGTGTCTTACCGGTAAACACTGTGCTGGATAATAAGAAGTCAAGAATAGGAAGCACAATATATGCCTCTCCACAAATAATCAGTTCTAATCTAGAAACACAATCTCTACATTCAGTAGAAACATTGGATGCACAGGAAAATTATGTTGAGTCGGAACAAAGTGATAATTCAATTCCAATATTAAGATCATTTTTTACTGAAAGTCTTTTGTCAGACTTCCCTGATAAGCTTAAGAAATCTCAGTTTGATGAAGATCATGGTCTATTAAGGTTAGTTGACACTTTTTCAACATCATTCAATGGCACTGAATATTCAGCCGGGAATTGTTTCCTATTTGAGAAATCTATAATACTTTCAAAATCTAGCAAGTCAAATGAAGATACTGCTTCTCATATTTTAGCGACATCTAATGATAATTTCGGTAACGTTACAGTATTTAATCTGGGTGAAGGTTTCGTTATCGAAACTATTGATTCGTCTGTActtaaaatcaaattctCCGCAGAAACTAATCCAGTTTCCtcatatttatatctaaCAGAAAATTTGAAGACAAACACAAGttcaattattgaaaaatggattTCAGGTTTATTAGATCTGACATTTACCTTTAATTGTAAACATTTCACCTCGACACTAGAACTACCCCcagttttgaaaaattctgACGCTGACACTTCAAATGCAACATTTTTTGCTCTggttaataataataaaatcgTCGAAGTTACCCATCTAGACAATGAATCGACAGGAACTATACTAAGAAGAAGTGTTTGCATGCCAACAACTGGTACCACGGACTTTACAGTTGATAGTTTGATGTCTGTAGTGACCTCATTTAGTTCCATTATATctatgaaaatgaaaaaaccTGAAAATCTACTTCTCGTGGTACAAATAGATTTTAGAAAGTTAAACCAAGGGGAAGAACTAGTCATCAAAAACACTATTAGGGCATTAACTCTTAATTACTCGGATTTACATATGTGCTTTGTTGATAATCATAGTAAGGTCATCAAAATCGTACCGACAAAGGATATTGTTAATGGAACtgattattttaaagatttaagTCAAATTAAGGGTTCCACTTCTTTTTCACCATCTTGGTTGTTGAGTGAATTGTACCCAGATGGTGTCAAAACATCGCTAGGTGTTTCGGTAATCtcaaatacaaaaatgGATGAGACAGAATCGATCCTCTTTATggattttgataaattcaatGGTTTGGGTAGGAAAAAGGTACATCAACTAAAAGTTCATGTAggttttttaaatattgattacTCTGAAGAAATTcaagaattattagaaatCAATAACTGGAATTTACTATTAGAATCACTGTGTTTCACCTTTGACATTGTCTATGGACAAGATGAAGATACTGTTGATTTTGCAATTaacaaaaacaatacaATAAGTAGGTCCACGACACCGACGCTATTATTAGATCCAAATGACAGCGCTTCAGATTTAGAATCACTAACAACAATACTACTTGGAACGGCAACTCCCTCAACAAGGGACTCGCCACTAACGATTTCATCGTGA
- the ARX1 gene encoding putative hydrolase (similar to Saccharomyces cerevisiae ARX1 (YDR101C); ancestral locus Anc_8.245), whose amino-acid sequence MALAISHEDTQILLKDKNVIQESVLDKYRTAGQVVQTALKYITGLINDSYHYKKSKVLSISELCLLTDSFILNCLSQFYTNKVNEKGIAFPTSIDVNQISNGWSPEIEDSENLKHWNRNLKDTELQSTVTGLLNEGDVVKITLGVHIDGYTSQVSHTMIIYPVDETNTKPTGPLLGGKADAVAAAHIAVETVNSLLNCALTPEKLPPTLGSSAQSINGQLLRSVVDTIARSYNCCVVPGSRIRRVRRFLAGQNEGIVAERDFKGVVWAESHQEAELVSQSDSVKDLSIIERGHSELTNASAIPTDQFVVQAGEAYLVDIKMASLEKCPKRGLVTLETIDKFTGKTDNVNSLIARPTIFVRDYAHTHILKLKTSKQLLSKIDKQGVYPLKLSNLSKLALSKDITPDELNELKRELRSSRLGMNEIVNNFLCIEAPIQAAKWVPWDHILKVTNPNGNLSYDATASLTLPGHELPLPKLGVSALKLRQLMTSSKEALSIPVARESNTILLCTDDVSSGEGPELLKLTGGSKTCPPSWVHSKYELDPQDSIVQGIFQLASLSKDKRFGLSSRETQPMKNLHNNTKSASDSMQM is encoded by the coding sequence ATGGCTCTAGCTATTTCTCACGAGGACACCCAGATTTTGCTGAAGGACAAAAATGTTATACAGGAATCTGTCTTAGATAAATATAGAACTGCAGGCCAAGTCGTGCAAACTGCCTTGAAATATATCACTGGATTGATTAACGATTCTTATCATTACAAGAAATCAAAAGTGTTATCTATTTCTGAACTATGTTTGCTTACTGATTCATTCATCCTAAACTGTTTATCTCAATTTTATACAAACAAAGTCAATGAAAAAGGTATTGCTTTCCCAACTTCTATTGATGTTAACCAAATTAGTAACGGTTGGTCTCcagaaattgaagattcTGAAAACTTAAAACATTGGAATAGAAATTTGAAAGATACAGAACTACAATCCACCGTCACTGGTCTATTAAACGAAGGCGATGTTGTTAAAATCACCTTAGGTGTTCACATCGATGGTTATACTTCCCAAGTCTCTCACACTATGATCATATACCCAGTTGATGAAACCAATACCAAGCCAACTGGTCCATTATTAGGTGGTAAAGCCGATGCTGTTGCCGCTGCTCACATTGCTGTTGAAACTGTAAACTCGCTATTGAACTGTGCTTTAACTCCAGAAAAATTACCTCCAACTTTAGGTTCTTCTGCTCAAAGCATAAACGGTCAATTACTTAGATCAGTCGTGGACACCATTGCTCGCTCATACAACTGTTGCGTTGTTCCAGGTTCCCGTATTCGTAGAGTTAGAAGATTCTTAGCTGGTCAAAACGAAGGTATCGTTGCCGAAAGAGATTTCAAAGGTGTTGTATGGGCAGAATCTCACCAAGAAGCTGAATTAGTTTCTCAATCCGATTCTGTCAAGGATTTATCAATAATCGAACGTGGTCACTCCGAATTAACTAATGCTTCTGCTATCCCAACCGACCAATTCGTGGTCCAAGCTGGTGAGGCTTATTTAgttgatattaaaatggCTTCTTTAGAAAAGTGTCCAAAGAGAGGTCTAGTCACATTAGAAACTATTGATAAGTTTACTGGTAAAACTGATAATGTTAATAGTTTAATCGCTAGACCAACCATATTTGTTAGAGATTATGCACACACtcatattttaaagttGAAAACATCTAAACAATTATTATCCAAGATCGATAAACAAGGTGTCTACccattaaaattatctaaCTTATCAAAGCTTGCTTTGTCTAAGGATATTACTCCAGACGAATtgaatgaattgaaaagagAATTAAGATCTTCAAGATTAGGTATGAATGAAATAGTCAATAACTTCTTATGTATTGAAGCTCCAATTCAAGCTGCTAAATGGGTTCCCTGGgatcatattttaaaagttaCAAATCCAAATGGTAACCTAAGTTACGATGCTACTGCTTCTTTAACTTTACCAGGACATGAATTGCCATTACCAAAGTTAGGCGTTTCAGCTTTGAAATTAAGACAATTGATGACTTCCAGTAAAGAAGCTCTTTCAATTCCAGTTGCTCGTGAATCCAACactattttattatgtaCTGATGATGTTTCTTCCGGTGAAGGTccagaattattgaagttAACTGGTGGAAGCAAGACTTGTCCACCAAGTTGGGTTCATTCCAAGTATGAATTAGATCCTCAAGATTCAATTGTTCAAGGTATTTTCCAACTGGCGTCATTATCTAAGGATAAGAGATTCGGTTTATCATCTAGAGAAACACAGCCAATGAAGAATCTACATAATAACACTAAGTCTGCATCTGATTCAATGCAAATGTAA
- the TPHA0B03310 gene encoding uncharacterized protein (similar to Saccharomyces cerevisiae BMH2 (YDR099W) and BMH1 (YER177W); ancestral locus Anc_8.243), with protein sequence MSQSREDSVYLAKLAEQAERYEEMVENMKVVASSGQELSVEERNLLSVAYKNVIGARRASWRIVSSIEQKEESKEKSEHQVSLIRTYRSKIETELTKISDDILSVLDSHLIPYATTGESKVFYYKMKGDYYRYLAEFSSGDVRDKATDSSLEAYKTASEIATTELPPTHPIRLGLALNFSVFYYEIQNSPDKACHLAKQAFDDAIAELDTLSEESYKDSALIMQLLRDNLTLWTSDMSESNQAEQPSDEAQAQAPK encoded by the coding sequence ATGTCTCAAAGTCGTGAAGATTCCGTCTATTTAGCTAAATTAGCTGAACAAGCCGAAAGATATGAAGAAATGGTCGAAAACATGAAGGTTGTTGCCTCTTCCGGTCAAGAACTATCtgttgaagaaagaaactTATTATCTGTTGCTTATAAAAACGTCATTGGTGCTAGAAGAGCTTCTTGGAGAATTGTTTCCTCTATTgaacaaaaagaagaatcTAAAGAAAAATCTGAACATCAAGTTAGTTTGATTAGAACTTACCGTTCCAAGATCGAAACTGAACTAACTAAGATCTCAGATGACATTTTATCTGTCTTAGACTCTCACTTAATTCCATATGCTACCACTGGTGAATCCAAGGTCTTCTACTACAAGATGAAGGGTGACTACTACCGTTACTTAGCTGAATTCTCCAGTGGAGATGTCAGAGACAAAGCCACTGATTCTTCTTTAGAAGCCTATAAGACTGCCTCCGAGATCGCCACCACTGAACTACCTCCAACACATCCAATTAGATTAGGTTTGGCTTTGAACTTCTCTGTCTTCTACTATGAAATTCAAAACTCTCCAGACAAGGCTTGTCACTTAGCTAAGCAAGCTTTTGATGACGCTATTGCTGAATTAGATACCTTATCTGAAGAATCTTACAAGGATAGCGCTTTGATTATGCAACTATTAAGAGACAACTTAACTCTATGGACCTCAGACATGTCCGAATCTAACCAAGCTGAACAACCATCTGATGAAGCTCAAGCTCAAGCTCCTAAATAA